One genomic region from Granulicella aggregans encodes:
- a CDS encoding SEL1-like repeat protein, whose amino-acid sequence MLFPRTFLSVAIVTATIGVNLTSVAQTSDSTSSKPYEQAYQREKAEQEKRGANPDAGLNLGGVYYNNAPPKAEKPCVPRPKPSASADKDSNPSNHVQAGPSLPYDDTYCPEPVDIDAIIAKAKKTEADRVARQRAEASATTSAPAISVGKSCPEATASDNVDALYADALNAFDKGNLALAECIAKGGAVLGDRRELTLLGVIYTEGNNPARDPVRGFHYFLDAAKQGEPFGQMHLSECFVNSIGTDFNLEAAWYWSDKAREDPEVRALLDKNIQAMNGAYQEEHDEDQRIKQSRYNEIQSGQSFGSACVDGRGCVSRPRAPAGYHQPH is encoded by the coding sequence ATGCTCTTTCCCCGGACTTTTCTTTCAGTAGCCATCGTCACAGCCACTATCGGCGTCAACCTGACATCCGTCGCCCAGACGTCTGACTCGACCAGTTCCAAGCCCTACGAACAGGCGTACCAGCGGGAGAAAGCGGAGCAGGAGAAGAGGGGCGCTAATCCCGACGCAGGACTTAATTTAGGCGGTGTGTATTACAACAACGCTCCGCCAAAGGCCGAGAAACCCTGTGTCCCGCGACCCAAGCCGTCCGCGAGTGCAGATAAGGATAGCAACCCTTCCAACCACGTCCAAGCGGGGCCGTCGCTTCCCTACGATGACACCTATTGCCCTGAGCCGGTGGATATTGACGCCATCATCGCAAAAGCGAAGAAAACAGAGGCTGATCGGGTTGCACGGCAGAGAGCGGAAGCTTCGGCGACAACCTCAGCGCCCGCCATTTCAGTTGGCAAGTCGTGCCCTGAGGCGACTGCCAGCGACAACGTGGATGCCCTGTATGCGGATGCTCTCAACGCCTTCGATAAAGGGAATTTGGCGCTGGCGGAGTGCATCGCTAAAGGAGGAGCGGTCCTTGGAGACAGGCGCGAACTCACTCTTTTGGGTGTCATTTATACAGAGGGCAACAATCCTGCGCGTGACCCGGTGCGTGGATTTCATTACTTCCTTGACGCCGCCAAGCAAGGAGAGCCATTCGGGCAGATGCATCTCTCTGAATGTTTCGTGAACAGCATCGGTACCGACTTCAATTTGGAGGCGGCATGGTACTGGAGCGACAAAGCCAGGGAAGACCCTGAAGTCAGGGCCTTGTTAGACAAGAACATACAGGCTATGAACGGGGCATATCAGGAAGAGCACGATGAAGATCAGCGGATCAAGCAAAGTAGATACAATGAAATTCAGAGCGGGCAATCCTTTGGTTCGGCCTGTGTCGACGGCAGAGGATGCGTCTCGCGTCCCCGTGCACCGGCCGGTTATCATCAGCCCCATTAA
- a CDS encoding Tn3 family transposase has product MNALAKTASIDPAQPQHVSPLGWEHINLTGDYTWHANKR; this is encoded by the coding sequence GTGAATGCGCTTGCAAAGACGGCGTCCATCGATCCCGCTCAGCCCCAACACGTGTCGCCGCTCGGCTGGGAGCACATCAATCTCACCGGAGACTACACCTGGCACGCCAATAAGAGGTAG
- a CDS encoding protein kinase domain-containing protein — MRIEAKPADLLVLLLERPDEVHTKDALLGTNWPNTPAGASDASLTTAIRKLRAAFGGGRDEIILTVPNVGYRMAVPVVETIAKGPELPVFQLEAGETIPGRPNWKAQRSLDLSATVWLAEHMKTREVRVFKFAVDGVRLRALQREVTLSRLLQKSLANNNGFVRVMDWEFEDLPYFTESEYGGVNLLEFAEGDWFKSLSREGRVAMVAELAERVAAAHSLGILHNDLKPSNILILEDGAGVELAEGGEPAGSLAIKVTDFGVASLTQPERLHQMEITQHGFADGDRSAGTPVGTGMYRAPETMAGGSASTLADVYALGVMLYQILCGDFIEPLSPGWEDRIDDPLLREDIAAAANVDPAKRIPAAADLAIRLHTLASRHAERTMRLVEISQRERDRRALEREHLRRPWVVLAMLALTLGLCTSLWFGRRAVRARNAAEQSNRTLTEMNRFLADDLLGQSNPFASPAGSGPQVTLIDAIDKVLPQIDHRFANAPEVAARLHLAIGGALDARTDYTSAEEQFAQAAARFRDAEGSLSQDAIVAELRRENVQLRSHLSGSIDSAKAGLAVQQQAIARLHEVSPEVQGWQALVATGIQIYSSSPQLAVNALNQAIQRAQTTPGFSPELLIALEGRLSGIYLRLDDGVAAELAARQVIATITLNDGPESNALLQPEMYLQESLYLERKYSEAIAQGRKNQQRFSKALGPQNQLTLAALTMLGETEGAMEDYEDAIRDELAVGKLAEGMPGGAYLAQSNLSDVAMMECRSNHISAGMSHARQVMAESGNGASRQPVFLSAGTLALAECRIALMENEKHKPPVTELAEADRLLSAVDIGAMAQTPGYANVEGNVDADKARLALLEGRLDSAKLYADKAAPYLAKPEADAYERRAVARVKGLVAAR; from the coding sequence GTGAGAATCGAGGCCAAACCGGCGGATCTCCTGGTCCTGCTCCTAGAGCGACCGGATGAGGTGCATACCAAGGACGCGCTTCTTGGAACCAACTGGCCTAACACCCCCGCCGGAGCAAGCGATGCCTCGCTCACCACCGCTATTCGCAAGCTTCGTGCAGCCTTCGGAGGTGGGAGGGATGAGATCATTCTGACCGTGCCGAACGTCGGTTATCGCATGGCGGTGCCCGTGGTCGAGACGATCGCCAAGGGGCCGGAACTGCCAGTCTTCCAACTTGAAGCTGGAGAGACAATTCCTGGTCGACCAAACTGGAAAGCGCAGCGTTCCCTCGACCTCTCGGCAACCGTGTGGCTGGCTGAGCACATGAAAACGCGTGAGGTCCGGGTCTTCAAGTTTGCCGTCGACGGGGTGCGACTGCGCGCCCTGCAGCGAGAGGTAACCCTATCACGGCTGCTGCAGAAGTCCCTTGCAAACAACAACGGTTTCGTCCGCGTGATGGACTGGGAGTTTGAGGATCTTCCCTACTTCACCGAAAGCGAATACGGCGGCGTGAATCTGCTCGAATTTGCCGAAGGAGACTGGTTTAAGTCGCTTTCAAGGGAAGGGCGGGTCGCAATGGTCGCGGAACTGGCCGAGAGAGTCGCGGCGGCGCACTCGCTTGGAATTCTGCATAACGACCTCAAGCCCTCTAATATTCTCATTCTGGAAGATGGCGCCGGAGTGGAGCTTGCGGAAGGAGGCGAGCCGGCTGGTAGTTTGGCAATCAAAGTCACGGACTTCGGCGTCGCCTCGCTCACTCAGCCGGAACGTCTGCACCAGATGGAAATCACCCAGCACGGATTTGCGGACGGAGACCGGTCTGCCGGGACGCCCGTAGGGACGGGGATGTATCGCGCTCCCGAGACAATGGCCGGCGGCTCGGCAAGCACGCTGGCCGATGTCTACGCGCTTGGCGTTATGCTCTATCAGATTCTATGCGGCGACTTTATCGAACCTCTCTCACCCGGGTGGGAAGACCGCATTGACGATCCGCTACTGCGGGAGGACATCGCGGCCGCTGCGAACGTAGATCCGGCCAAACGCATCCCTGCGGCGGCCGACCTGGCCATCCGCCTCCACACCCTTGCATCGCGGCACGCAGAGCGGACCATGCGCCTGGTAGAAATAAGTCAGCGCGAACGTGATCGGCGCGCGCTTGAACGGGAGCACCTTCGCAGACCCTGGGTTGTGCTCGCGATGCTGGCGTTGACGTTAGGGCTGTGTACGAGCTTGTGGTTCGGACGCCGCGCCGTGCGTGCTCGAAATGCAGCCGAGCAAAGCAACAGAACTCTCACGGAGATGAATCGTTTTCTCGCTGATGACCTACTTGGACAGAGTAATCCCTTCGCGTCCCCGGCCGGCTCTGGACCGCAGGTGACTCTGATCGACGCAATCGATAAAGTGCTTCCGCAGATTGACCACCGCTTCGCCAATGCTCCGGAGGTCGCGGCCCGGTTGCACCTCGCCATTGGTGGTGCTCTCGATGCGCGCACGGATTACACGAGTGCGGAGGAGCAGTTTGCGCAGGCCGCCGCACGCTTCCGAGATGCGGAAGGGTCGCTCTCACAGGATGCAATCGTAGCCGAGTTGCGTCGTGAGAATGTTCAGTTACGCAGTCACCTCTCCGGATCCATTGACTCCGCAAAGGCAGGGCTGGCGGTTCAACAGCAGGCGATTGCGCGTTTGCATGAGGTGAGTCCCGAAGTTCAAGGATGGCAGGCTCTGGTGGCAACCGGAATCCAGATCTACAGTTCCAGTCCGCAATTGGCGGTGAATGCGCTGAATCAGGCAATCCAGAGGGCTCAGACTACCCCGGGCTTCAGCCCGGAGTTGCTAATCGCCCTTGAAGGACGCTTATCCGGTATCTACCTTCGGCTCGACGACGGTGTCGCAGCCGAGCTGGCTGCTCGCCAGGTAATTGCCACAATCACCTTGAATGACGGGCCTGAGAGCAACGCACTTCTACAACCGGAGATGTATCTGCAGGAATCACTGTATCTTGAGCGCAAGTATTCGGAAGCTATCGCCCAGGGTAGAAAGAACCAGCAACGGTTCTCGAAGGCGCTTGGACCGCAGAACCAGCTCACTCTGGCTGCTTTGACCATGCTGGGCGAGACCGAAGGCGCCATGGAAGACTATGAAGACGCCATCCGAGACGAACTTGCTGTGGGCAAACTGGCAGAAGGAATGCCTGGAGGCGCATACCTGGCTCAGAGCAATCTCTCAGATGTGGCTATGATGGAGTGCCGCAGCAACCATATTAGTGCCGGGATGTCACACGCTCGCCAAGTCATGGCAGAGAGCGGCAATGGCGCTTCGCGTCAGCCTGTTTTCCTAAGCGCTGGGACGCTTGCGCTTGCAGAATGCAGGATTGCCCTGATGGAAAACGAAAAGCACAAACCGCCAGTAACTGAATTGGCGGAAGCGGACCGGCTGCTGAGCGCAGTCGATATAGGAGCAATGGCGCAAACTCCTGGTTATGCGAATGTCGAAGGGAACGTCGACGCGGACAAAGCACGACTTGCTCTGCTTGAAGGCAGATTGGATTCCGCCAAACTCTACGCCGACAAAGCAGCCCCCTATCTTGCCAAACCAGAAGCTGACGCCTACGAACGGCGGGCAGTCGCCCGGGTGAAAGGGTTGGTTGCCGCTCGATGA